TGGCGTTCGCCGCCGCATTCTTCGAAATAGGCGGCGAAGAGGATATGGATGCGGGCATCCAGCTCAACGACGTCAACGGCACCGTGGTCCCGGGCTTCCCGAGCGTCGTGCCGACTTCGTCGCTGCTCGGGACGCTGGCCGAGAACGAGAACGAATCGCTGGCGGTGACCATGATTCACACCCTCACTTTCGACGTCGCCGACCCGGGTGACTCACCCAGCTACTTCTTCCCGGGCGACGGCGCAGATGATGGTGAGCCGTCGCCGTTCGACATCCACTTCCACTTCGTCGCGCCCGAAGGCTGGGAAATCGCCAGCGTCGAAGGTCATGACGCTGATATTGTTGGCGACACCGCTAAGCTCGACCTGGCGGCCGGCGAGCAGATACCGGACGTGACCATCACGCTCGGGCAGTCGCTGCCGTACGACTGCGATGACGCGGCGACCTACTGCGTTATCATCAGCGACTACGCATTTACACCCTCGGAGCTGGCGGTCGGAGTGGGAGACAGCGTTGTGTTTGTCTGGAACGCGACAGTTGACGAGCACAACGTGGCGCAGGTCGCCGACGCGAACGCAATCACCTGGAACAACGGCTTCCGCTCTGGCGATAACGTCAGCGGCAGCGGCTACTGGATGCTGCCGGCTGAAGCGACCGCTGCTGATGCGACGGTCTACTACGTCTGCGAGCCGCACGCCGACATGGGCATGCGCGGTAGTATCACTGTCGGCGACGGTGGCGAGCCAGTGGACGACGGCGGCAACGATGGTGAACCACTCAATGACGATAGCGGACTTCCTGGACCGGGGGTCGTGCTTGCGGGCGCTGTCCTTGTCAGCGCTGCAATGCGCCGTCGCCGTTAGGCGTATTCCAAAATAGCCCCCGCACCTGCGACTCCGTGAGCGACTGCCTCTTCTGCCGGATTCGCGACGGGGAAATCCCGGGCGACCTGGTCTACGAGAGCGACGCCGTGCTGGCGTTCAACGACATCAACCCGCAGGCGCCGACGCACGTGCTCATCATCCCGCGCGAGCACATCGCGACGCTCAACGACCTCGAGCCGGCGCACCGCGAGCTGGTGGGCGAAATACAGCTCATCGCGCAGCAAATTGCGCGCGAGCGCGGCCATGCCGACGAGGGCTACCGCACGGTCTTCAACTGCAACGCCGCGGCAGGGCAGACCGTGTTCCACATCCATCTGCATCTGCTCGGCGGGCGCAATCTGGGCTGGCCACCCGGTTAAATAGCGGTCGTCGAGAATTCAGGCTAGCCCGCCACCCATCTCGATGACGCGTTCCCAGTGCTCATCGGAGACCGGCATCACCGAGAGCCGGCCGAATTTCACCAGGTGAAATTCGGCGAACTCCGGCTGCGCCTTGACCTGCGCTAGCGTGACCGGCTCGCGCAGCGCGGCGTGAAGCGCAACATCGACGACGGCGAGCCGGTCGTCGTGCGGCACGCCACAGTCGCACTCCGCCTGCCAGTGCGGATAGGGTTCACTCTCGACAGTGACTAGCCCGCGGACGCAGCGGTCGCTGCCCGTATGGTAGAAGAACGCCTCGTCGCCCGGCCGGCATTCGCGCAGGAGCTTTAGCGCCCAGTTGTTGCCGATGCCGGTCCAGCGAATGGTGCGGTCGCGCTCCATCTGCTCCCAGCTATAGCTCGACGGCTCGGTCTTCAGCAGCCAGCGCGCCATTCAGTCCTCGTCGGCGTCCGCGTCGTCCTCGTCGTCCTCGGCATCCGCACTGTCCGCGGGCGGCGCGCCCTCAGCGACGCCCTCGTCGAAGGCGGCCTTGGACTGCCCCAGACTCTTCGCCAGCTCGGGCAGCTTCTTCGCGCCGAACAGCAGCAGGATGATGCCGCCGATGATGAGCGCCTCGGTGGTGCCGAGCATGAAGCGGCAGCGGCGGGGGATGATTACGGTTTCGGGCGCAAGCGCTAAACTGCGCGCAGGCTGGCCCCCCGTGGACCGCGACGCGTGGATGACCGCCGCCGGGAGCGTCCAGCGGCATACTGCGCTGCACCTGCTGCTGGCGGGCGCGCTGTTCCTCGGCGCGTTCGAGCTGGCGCCGACGCTGCTGGCCGAGCTGCGCGACCGCCTCCTGCCACAGGACGCGACGCTGGTCTACCTCGCCCCGGCGGAATACCTGCTGCTGCGCTTCCGGCTCGCCGGCTACGCGGCGCTCTGCGGGCTGGCACTCACCGCCGGCCTCGACGCGTGGGTCGCCTTGCGGGGTCGCCTCGCGGTGGGCAGCCCCGGAGTCGTCCGCGTCACAACGGTGCTGCTGGTGGCGCTGACGCTCTTCGCGGTGGGCATCGCGTATGCACAGCTGCTGATGCTGCCACTGGTACTCGAATACCTGCACGGCGACGCGGCGACCGCCGGCTTCGCCTCGACCTACTCCCTGAGCGCATTCTACTCGTTCGTGCTGCTGCTCACGGTCACCCTGGGCCTCGCGTTCGAACTGCCGCTGGCGGTGCTGCTAGTGCTACGGCTCGAACTGGCAACCGTCGCGCAGCTGGCACACTACCGGCGACACCTCATCGTCGGCTTCTTCGTGCTCGCCGCCCTCATCACGCCACCTGACGTAATCTCGCAGTTCCTGCTGGCGGTGCCGCTACTGCTGCTGTTCGAGCTGTCGCTAGTGGCAGGGCGAATCGCTGGCAAGGGCTAAATCGCCCCGGCCATTGCGTGCTCCTTGTCCACGCCGATGATGAAGCAGTATTACTCCATCAAGCGCGAGCATCCTGACGCACTGCTGATGTTCCGCATGGGTGACTTCTACGAGACCTTCGGCGAAGACGCGCGCACCGTCTCGCGCGAGCTGGACATCGTGCTCACCGCGCGCG
This is a stretch of genomic DNA from Candidatus Poseidoniia archaeon. It encodes these proteins:
- a CDS encoding EVE domain-containing protein encodes the protein MARWLLKTEPSSYSWEQMERDRTIRWTGIGNNWALKLLRECRPGDEAFFYHTGSDRCVRGLVTVESEPYPHWQAECDCGVPHDDRLAVVDVALHAALREPVTLAQVKAQPEFAEFHLVKFGRLSVMPVSDEHWERVIEMGGGLA
- a CDS encoding twin-arginine translocase TatA/TatE family subunit produces the protein MLGTTEALIIGGIILLLFGAKKLPELAKSLGQSKAAFDEGVAEGAPPADSADAEDDEDDADADED
- a CDS encoding twin-arginine translocase subunit TatC, producing MDRDAWMTAAGSVQRHTALHLLLAGALFLGAFELAPTLLAELRDRLLPQDATLVYLAPAEYLLLRFRLAGYAALCGLALTAGLDAWVALRGRLAVGSPGVVRVTTVLLVALTLFAVGIAYAQLLMLPLVLEYLHGDAATAGFASTYSLSAFYSFVLLLTVTLGLAFELPLAVLLVLRLELATVAQLAHYRRHLIVGFFVLAALITPPDVISQFLLAVPLLLLFELSLVAGRIAGKG
- a CDS encoding histidine triad nucleotide-binding protein, which produces MSDCLFCRIRDGEIPGDLVYESDAVLAFNDINPQAPTHVLIIPREHIATLNDLEPAHRELVGEIQLIAQQIARERGHADEGYRTVFNCNAAAGQTVFHIHLHLLGGRNLGWPPG
- a CDS encoding plastocyanin/azurin family copper-binding protein is translated as MRAIIALAALLAGLALLGSAQAADYEIHINNFAFDPDEVTIVAGDSVTWYNVDSSSHTVKNDTGEFDSGNLASGQEFSHIFQAAGNYSYHCGIHETMTGVVHVEKAEEEPVDTDGDGLSDEEEGELGTDPNDPDTDGDGVNDYDEVLWEIDPLNPDTDGDGLNDTEGSVYGTEPALYDTDGDGFGDGEEVWSGTDPNDSEDYPGSDEVPFEPVFTEMALVMETLTAGQMLMTAPLDGEDANAFRYGVWYAYELMTDGDMDEANASVNNTMLLAFAAAFFEIGGEEDMDAGIQLNDVNGTVVPGFPSVVPTSSLLGTLAENENESLAVTMIHTLTFDVADPGDSPSYFFPGDGADDGEPSPFDIHFHFVAPEGWEIASVEGHDADIVGDTAKLDLAAGEQIPDVTITLGQSLPYDCDDAATYCVIISDYAFTPSELAVGVGDSVVFVWNATVDEHNVAQVADANAITWNNGFRSGDNVSGSGYWMLPAEATAADATVYYVCEPHADMGMRGSITVGDGGEPVDDGGNDGEPLNDDSGLPGPGVVLAGAVLVSAAMRRRR